Proteins co-encoded in one Macrobrachium rosenbergii isolate ZJJX-2024 chromosome 54, ASM4041242v1, whole genome shotgun sequence genomic window:
- the LOC136834875 gene encoding gastrula zinc finger protein XlCGF57.1-like: MATLKNRKGKMNPEGPPEFHSKSKRKGTMSVSLVKQEDEDAVGSSDDAEDPLSESQNRHGEEDFVGFSDEIDNPLSPSKIKQEDDDAVDFSDAANDMSVPFNPIVIFKTEPEIYEDSEEPEINNDSDGEVKYASILDSADSDIPRNHLEMQTNEEQLMSDVCGILNDQESHLKKGMQICSGKKPFVCVSCGKQFRMKSQLKIHMQSHSGEKPFKCSDCGKAFTWKKGLIRHISSHTGEKPYVCKECGKAYAKKCSLLSHLNLHSGEKPFKCSECGKAYINKSHLTSHMKVHTGENTCRECGKSFSHTNELKRHMNCHTGEKPFTCTICGKGFSENSSLKKHMRMHTGEKPFRCTECGKAFSQSSHLSVHMNSHTGEKPFKCGECGKAYSIKNNYINHMIIHTGEEPFRCGECGKAFFPRSKLMRHMRTHTGEKPYKCNKCEKGYADKRDLVRHMASHTGE; this comes from the coding sequence atgGCAACACTGAAGAACAGGAAGGGAAAAATGAATCCCGAAGGTCCCCCAGAATTTCATtcgaaaagtaaaaggaaaggtaCCATGTCAGTCTCCCTAGTCAAGCAAGAAGATGAAGATGCAGTCGGCTCCAGTGACGATGCAGAAGATCCATTATCAGAGTCTCAAAATAGACACGGAGAGGAGGACTTTGTTGGCTTCAGTGATGAAATTGACAATCCGCTATCACCCTCTAAAATTAAGCAGGAAGACGATGACGCGGTCGACTTCAGTGACGCCGCCAATGATATGTCTGTGCCTTTTAACCCAATTGTGATATTCAAAACAGAGCCAGAAATATACGAGGACAGTGAAgaaccagaaataaataatgacagtGACGGAGAAGTGAAATATGCAAGCATCTTGGACTCAGCAGATAGTGATATTCCAAGGAACCATTTGGAAATGCAGACTAATGAAGAGCAGTTAATGAGTGACGTCTGTGGAATACTGAATGATCAAGAAAGTCATCTTAAAAAAGGCATGCAAATCTGTAGTGGAAAGAAGCCTTTCGTGTGCGTGAGTTGTGGAAAACAGTTTCGTATGAAGTCCCAACTCAAAATCCACATGCAGAGTCATTCGGGAGAGAAGCCTTTCAAGTGTAGTGACTGCGGGAAAGCGTTTACTTGGAAGAAAGGTTTGATTAGGCACATAAGTAGTCATACAGGCGAGAAGCCTTACGTATGCAAAGAATGTGGGAAAGCGTACGCCAAGAAATGCAGCCTCCTTTCCCACCTGAATCTCCACTCCGGAGAGAAGCCGTTTAAATGTAGCGAGTGTGGGAAAGCGTACATAAATAAAAGTCACCTGACAAGTCATATGAAGGTTCACACGGGAGAAAACACGTGCAGAGAGTGTGGGAAATCTTTTTCCCACACAAACGAGCTCAAAAGGCACATGAACTGTCACACAGGAGAGAAGCCTTTCACGTGCACGATCTGCGGGAAGGGATTTTCCGAAAACAGCTCTCTCAAGAAGCACATGAGGATGCATACCGGAGAGAAGCCTTTCCGTTGCACGGAATGTGGGAAAGCTTTCTCTCAGAGTAGTCACCTCTCGGTTCACATGAACAGCCACACAGGGGAGAAGCCATTTAAATGTGgtgaatgtgggaaagcatatTCTAtcaaaaacaattacataaatcACATGATCATTCACACTGGCGAGGAGCCGTTTAGATGTGGCGAGTGTGGGAAAGCCTTTTTCCCAAGGAGTAAACTCATGAGGCACATGAGAACTCACACTGGAGAGAAACCGTACAAGTGCAATAAGTGTGAAAAAGGCTACGCTGACAAACGCGACCTCGTGAGACATATGGCCAGTCACACTGGAGAGTGA
- the LOC136834876 gene encoding gastrula zinc finger protein XlCGF57.1-like, translating into MNPELPLKLNHLESEMKDPLSVSPVKHEEEEEESVDSSTEIENPLAVCQIKHEEDLDGSIEANDDTCVPFNPIVIIKTEPDILEGGEEEERNEDDEGALNYSGIIDSADGNIPGDQVELQMREQLMSKRFEDSLHQESHRRTDTNIGTENRRFKCVVCGKQFRAKCDLKYHMLVHTGEKPFKCTECGRDFTWKKGLVRHMKIHTGEKPFVCSECGRAYSERSYLMAHMNTHTGQKKFVCSECGKAFMNKSNLTGHMRIHTGEITCNECGRSFSHLHDLKRHMNCHPGEKPLSCAICAKGFSDNSSLNKHMRVHTGEKPFLCLECGKSFSQKGHLTTHMNSHTGEKPFKCNECGKAYTHKSNYLGHMVIHTGEERFKCGECGKAFFPRSKLLKHMRTHTGEKPYKCSECGRAYSEKRDLLRHMISHTGE; encoded by the coding sequence ATGAATCCTGAACTCCCTTTAAAACTGAATCATTtggaaagtgaaatgaaagatCCTTTGTCCGTCTCTCCAGTCAAgcatgaagaagaggaagaagagtcgGTTGACTCAAGCACTGAAATAGAAAATCCATTAGCAGTCTGTCAGATTAAGCATGAAGAGGACTTGGATGGCAGTATCGAAGCCAATGATGATACTTGTGTGCCTTTCAATCCGATCGTGATAATCAAGACGGAGCCAGATATCCTTGAAGgtggcgaagaagaagaaagaaacgaGGATGATGAAGGGGCGTTGAATTATTCAGGCATAATTGATTCAGCAGACGGCAACATTCCAGGGGATCAAGTGGAACTCCAAATGAGGGAGCAGTTAATGAGCAAGAGATTTGAAGACTCACTTCATCAGGAAAGTCATCGCAGAACTGATACGAACATTGGCACGGAAAATAGGCGATTTAAATGTGTAGTTTGTGGGAAACAGTTTCGTGCAAAGTGTGATCTTAAATATCATATGCTCGTTCACACGGGGGAGAAACCTTTTAAATGCACGGAATGTGGGAGAGATTTCACTTGGAAAAAGGGCTTAGTTAGGCACATGAAAATTCATACTGGCGAAAAGCCGTTCGTTTGTAGTGAGTGCGGCAGAGCGTATAGTGAGAGATCTTACCTCATGGCCCATATGAATACCCACACTGGACAGAAAAAATTCGTTTGTAGTGAATGTGGGAAAGCGTTCATGAACAAAAGTAATCTCACGGGTCATATGAGGATTCACACAGGCGAAATCACTTGCAACGAATGCGGTAGATCATTTTCTCACTTGCACGACCTTAAGAGACACATGAACTGTCACCCTGGAGAAAAACCGCTCAGCTGCGCCATATGTGCAAAGGGGTTCTCCGATAACAGTTCCCTCAATAAGCACATGAGGGTACATACGGGTGAAAAGCCCTTTCTTTGCTTGGAATGTGGAAAGTCTTTTTCTCAGAAAGGCCATCTGACTACTCACATGAACAGTCACACCGGAGAGAAGCCTTTTAAATGCAACGAATGTGGGAAAGCGTACACTCATAAAAGTAATTACTTAGGTCATATGGTCATTCACACCGGTGAGGAGCGATTCAAATGTGGCGAGTGCGGGAAAGCATTTTTCCCGCGAAGCAAGCTGCTGAAGCATATGAGAACTCACACTGGAGAGAAACCATACAAATGCAGTGAATGTGGCAGAGCCTATTCCGAGAAACGTGACCTCTTGAGACACATGATTAGTCATACTGGAGAGTAG